CACACTTGGTTGAGATTAATTTCATATAGCATTCCATTCTCACCTCTAGAATCCTAGAATCTGTagctttattttcaaaattagaCATGATATGTCTAACCGGTATGTCAACTTCATTagttgaaatttttttcttaaatgcaaattgccaattcttgcattcaCTAAAACAGAGATTGGCATCTGGAACGTTTCCCAGCTTTGTGTATATTGATGACTGCAGTATGGAGGGGCGGTAATCTTGTGGCTGAATTGGACGCAAAAATGAATCAAGATTTACTTCTGGTAAGTCACATAGCTGAATTAACAATCACAAAAAGCGAGCATTAGTTCATAGTTTCATACATTTTATGCGCATGACAAGTTTGTATAAGAAGATATTCAAAGAGGATGCGATTTCACATATCATCTGCTACAATTTCATTTTATAACTTGGACATAATGTAGTTGACAAGTTCATCATATCATCAGTGGTTAGAAAGATATTCTTGTAACATAAGAATCAGCAATTTCTGTTTATATTTGTGACTTGCGACTTAAGTTTTGCTATAGTTCTTGGGATTCATAGTCGAAACGTTTAACTACAAAATGCACATTCATTCTCACCTGTGGAAACACACCATCCATAGTCACATCTTCATCACAGGTTGAAACTTCATTCTTGTCTTCTAGACAAGAAGTATTATCTCCACATGGTGATTGTAACTTATTACAATCATCATTAGTGCCATTGGCTAATTGCAGAACTGCTTCCAGCTCTGGGGATGCCGGTGACCGCACTACAGAGGAGCAGCAGTCATCCAGACGCTGAGGTTGATGTAAAAGTGGTTCATCATTTTTGTGTGCCTGAGTATAAAATCAAAATTCAGAATTATAAGGAAGCAAGATCTTAATGTTGATGTACTTCTGGTGCTCCATATCAAGACAGAGATCATGTTCGTTCTTACCGCTTGAATTTTCCAGTTAGACACACCTGCGCTGTCCGGTTCCCCTTCATCACTTACCAGAGAATCCTTCTTATCTGATTTATTCTTCAAGCGACAGATAACAGAATCACCCTGCATAAATTTGAGGCAATGCCATGGTTAATAAGCAGGAATCTCTATTATATTATGCAATAACCAGCAATTGAAAATCTTTTCATTGATGacacacataaacacataacATATACTAAACCCTTAATTCACTGAACACATCACAataacaaaaccaaaagagaaatagagaatcaaagaaagaaagagttaACAATTACAGAAAGAAAGAGTTGAGTTTGGACACACTCTTGTGCTGCTGCATGTTTAGAAGTTCAAATAAGTGTTAAAAGAGCATGCATATTCTCACCTCTAGGATCACATCTGCAGCTTGGTTTTCAGAATTAGCAGTGGTGTTGCTGACTAGTTCATCACCATCATTGGTTGAAATATTGTTCTTCTTCGTAAGAGAAGAGTCATTATCTTCAAATGGATATTTCCTCTTACGGCATTCATCATTCTGGACATTGGTGGTATACATCGGTGACTGATGTAGCTGATGCAGTTGAGGGGGCACAGGTGGATGAAAGAATGAATCCATATTTTCTGGATCATCTAGTCGCTGTTTGATCACAAACAAGAAAGTGTCAGTTAACATTTCCAATAGAGTTCTTGTGCTTCATATTGAAAATTTCATAGCATAAATCAAAATGAAAGTCTGTTCAGACCTCTTCAATCATATGAGACGAATTGCTTCTATCAGCTTGACCTTCAACAGAGGTCCAAAGATTACAAGGATCAGTCTGCGAGCCTTGGAATTCATTCTGATTTCCAATGGCAGTCCGAAGACCATCTCTCTTATATGCCAGGTGTTGTTCTGCTTCAGTAATCCAACCGCCACCAGTTTCAGCTTCATCATCAGTGCCATTAAACTGCTCATTGGACGCCAAATTTTCTTCAGCCTGATTTGCAACATTGGAAACCATACTGCAGCTACCGCTACCTCGATTGCAGAATGGAGCATCCTCATCATGATCAGAGACAGGCTTGTACTTCAAGCAACAGACAACAAAGTCCCCTATCTGCTTAGGAGGGTCAGAATGGGGCTGAATGTGATAATACTCATGAATAACATAGCCGGTCTTGTGGGATTTCGGCACTCCACGTTTTTGGAAGGTCAAGATCCTCTTCCTCCCAATCACAGCTTCGGAGCCCGGGGCCTTGATGTCACGGTCCTTGCCTGTGACCTTCCAGGACCCTTCCCCTGTAGTCCTGTTGGAGCGAGTGCTGTTAGGGTACTTGTATTCACGCGGTGCGAAGAAGTACCACTTGCCCTGACTATACCAAGACTCTGCCCTTGTAAACCAAAAGAAGAAATCGAAGTAAAGTTTCCTTCCCAGATTTTCCTGCCTTGTGAACGCCAGTCCTGCAAAGAAGCAACACAATAAACATGACTGGATCATTGATGATAATTGAAATTGATGGTGCTCTGGTTCCGGTGATGGATTACCTGGTAGCTCGCGAGGCTCGTGCTTGCACAGATCGATATCAGGGATGATCGACATGATTTGGGAGTCCTTGCACCAATTCTTCTTCGCCAAGTGGTCACACAGCAGCTCCGTTTTGGTGGGACGGCATCGGTATTCCGGTGGCACTGGTAAATGGTCgcagctcatctctttcaccttGATCAGTGTTGTTTTTCTGCTCTCAGTTTTTAAGTATAGCTGATTTTGAAGTGCCGGGGAAAGAGCGAGGTTGTATTTATAATGTCTTAAGTGGTTTTGGAAGCGCTGAGTTTCCAAGCAAGTTCAGTTTAATGGAATCTATGGGCTGCATCATGAGTGAGATCATACCACTGACGACTAATAACGCGTTTAAGGGAATCTGCTTTATCTTTCCCAGGTTTGTTACTGAGAAAAAACACCTGGAACATTCATGAACATTGGCCAAAAAAATTGGAGATAATTTTGTTGGGAACATTCTAGATCCAGTGGGATAAAAGTTTTATTTAGGAACATGATAGAGTGTTATTGTAAATCTTTTAATGCTTATTTATAGATAGGTTTATATTTCCAAGAGAATAATGTAAAATTCAAAATGTTTGGTCGTGATCTTTCCTTTCTCTCGATGTGAGCTCTGAAAAGCAGAGGAGTAGAGTGAAGAGTGAAGTTGTGTTTATGGTCTTGTTTCTTGAAGTTCAAGTAAAGCCGGCATGTCATAGTCTGGACTCTGGAAGACCCGACTACGTGTCATTTTAATTTGTCTGTTGCGATTAAACTTCTTTAGCAAGTTCAGTTTTTGAGAGAGGAATCTAAACACTTTTTCCAATTTTATGTAAAAATTTGTGATTGGAGAATGGAGATGTTCAATAGGGTTTCGAGACGTGGTTTACAAGTAGTCAAGACCTTCCTCTCGAAGGAGTCTGAGATGAGTCGTCacttactatatactaaaggagAGTAGCTGTTCTTAAGGGCCTGACCCCTGGCTTTCTCTCACAATTTCGGGTTGCCACAGAAAGTCTAGAAACCCGTCAGGCAGAGAATCGTAACCCACCCCTTCCAGAAGTTCCATGACTTCCAGACGTTTACTGAGCCAAATCTATAGATAAGAGAAAAGCGATCCAGAGGGAGATAGAGAGATCGACtgtgatagagagagagagatcgggtgTGTGTCTTTCCTTTCTCTCGATGTGAGCTCTGAAAAGCAGAGGAGTAGAGTGATTCTTGAAGTTCAAGTAAACCCGGCATGTCATACAGGTCTGGAAGACCCGACCACGTGTCATTTTAATTTGTCTGTTGCGATTAAACTTCTTTAGCAAGTTCAGTTTTAGAGAGAGgaatcattctcaaaaaaaagtTTTAGAAAGAGGAATCTAAACACTTTTTCCAATTTTGTGTAAAAATTTGTGATTGGAGAATGGAGATGTTCAATAGGGTTTCGAGACGTGGTTTACAAGTAGTCAAGACCTTCCTGTCGAAGGAGTCTGAGATGAGTCGTCATATCAATTTCTAATTGGTACATATCatccattcttcttcttcttcttcttcttttttcgtttttcttttttttttggtctggagGTGCATTCACCTTTAGGTTAAAACTTCGAACAGTATAGTTCTAGTAGAAAGTAAAAACCAATTAGTTTTACATTACAcgttggtttgttttgtttgatgaAAATCGTCAATTTGTTTATATCTTCTTAGCAAACTGCTTTTACTTAACAGTTAGGACCGCGTTGAGTAtgacacaatatgtttttcatgTGCCAAAGACGAGTTCAGACCATATCATCACTAGGCACCAATACAATAGGACTTGGTCCAATAGACAAGCCAACTATATATCAAATCCAAGCAGGggttggtttgttttgtttgttccTGTTCATGTATAGGCAGAACGACTTTGTATTCATCGAACCAGGGTAATTGCAAGGATGTTGCAGATGACTAGTAGTAGAGTCCGAGCCCATAGTAAGTTCTTATCTTGGTTAAttctttcctttttgtttttgaaattcatCAAAGGAtgaaacttttttgtttttcgttgttttgttttgttggtcGCTGCCAGATTCCAGATTATTCTGATTGATTTGATATAGGAGTCTCTTACTGGAAAGGGTGGAGGAAAAATGAGGTTTGTCCATGAGCTTCACTTCGTTGCTTTGGAGATTTCAAactgtttgtatttttattGGCAGTTCATGTGTTTTAGTTTTCTAACTCGAAAATGTTTCATTTCAGATGCTGATGGATGTTGTATTCGGAAGTTTCATGTGTCTATCTACCTTTCTGCTTGCTACGAGGGCTCTTTTCAGCACATTCCCTAGATCACTCGGGTAATGTTTCCTATTAATTCTTCTCAGGATGAATTGAAATTGTGGCGTTCTTTTATCAACTGTCTTTTTGGAAACTAGTTCAGAAAGCATGCATCATTCGATAAGGTAGAAGTCTGAACTGGATAATTGGTTCTAGGATCGTTTGCGATCAGTGGAAAATATTGAGAATTTGGTCAGGCTTAAGTCGATATGGTTTAAAAGGAAAGTCTAAAAAGACATATAGTTTATTGAATGGAAAGTAATATAGAACATGTAAGGACAATGGGTTATCATCACTCAGCGTCATGGCTTAAAAGAATCATAACAAATATTCTTCTAGCCTGCCCTTAATGCTGTGATAAGGCTTTGTTTTGTATCCATTCGTACATAACACAACGTTTTACTGTAAATATAATATGATTCTGTGCACTCTGAAATAGGTACAAAGACCTTCTGCTGGCACTACTTATTAATTTCAAGATGTTTCTAATTGCAATGATGGTATGTTTTGCAAATTAATGTGATAGTTTTGTTTTCTCATATTTTTACTCTACTTAAGTATACTTGGTTAGACTCAATGTTTGTATCTTATTCAGGCAACCCCTTCTACAGGTCTGGGAATGTCCTATGATTGTGATcattgatttatttgtgttatCCTCCCACACAGTGGCACTCAAAGGTCAGATGATAAAGTATTTACAGTCTTGGACATCATTTTACATTTTTCAATTCAATATCTAGGTCATTATTTGTTCCTGCTAGTTTCTGCTAAATGCATATATCCATGAAGTTTAGTGTTGTGGAATATGTTCATGATGTGTTTGGATACTTTTCCTTGATTTGATGCGAAGGTGTGCTTTAGCTACTTTTATGTTTTCATAGTATTTCTCAAATTCTCCATGTGCAAGATTTTGCAACAATGGATGATGACTGCAGTTGAACATcgttatttttcttcttcttcttcttcttcttcttcttcttcttcttctttttaaagTTCATGATTCTGCAACTTTAACACTGGATTGAACCATTCGAAGCTATTTAGAGATCTCACTTCAATGGTGAGTGTCACAATGATAATTAATTGAGCCACAAGACTAGACAATTTCCTCGTCTTACTGAAGAAGAGTGTGTGGCCTACATAGAAAAATGGATGACTCTAAGGACAATTTGAGGGATTATTCTGATGATGACTCTGTGCAAATATACTAGTGTAACATGTACACTTATGGTTAGAGATGAAGGAATCTGTTTGTGCAGAGTTATTTACTCTGAAATGCTCTACAGACAAATTCTTATGTATATCACATTTTTCTGTCaacaaaaaacagaaagcaAACTAATTTCTTTATTATACTCCGGTCATTTGGGATTATTTCATTGGAATTTGGCAAGTATGTTTCAATACGAATGCAAGAGATCACTGATACTTCTGAGTTGCAGTTTATGGCTTGGATGACTCTGGTGGGGTGATGAAGGTAGTAGCTACCAAAATTTTACTTGATGAAAATATGAAGGAAAATGCTTATGACCCGTACGCATAATGAGGCTGAGCTTCAAATTGACTGGTGTTGCTTCCATGAAAGTTCTCGTTGCCTCCACGCTCTTGTTCGTTGGCAAATTGGTTGGATCGGTTCCATCGTTGATGAAAGGTGAGTTAAATTGTACAGTCTATACTAAAAATGTatgtaatacttttttttttttccctaagtGGACGCAGATAAAAATTATACACTGGCTAGAAGAAGAGTCCGATGGTGAACATAAAAGTTGGTTCATGTAACGCCCCAAAATGGCTAACATCCAAACAACAGAGTAACTAACAGGTCCTAATACGACTGAAAACTCACAAACCACCAAACATTGGCTAAATTCCATATAACAGTCTCACATCAGCTGCGACAGCAAAGAGCATGTTAATTTTATCTTGTTAGAATACAATAGTGTTTCAAACTAATTAACAATCATTTTTTGTGGTGCAGCTTCTCATCATGTCTTGGAATTACAAGAATACAATAGTGTCTCAGACTAACTATGATTTTTTGTGGTGCAGCATCTCATCATGTCTTGGAATGACAAAAGACCCAACAGGCCTTCTCAGAAATGGATTAAGCAAAACAGGTAAAAAAAGAATTTATCAAGTGAAAAATTCTAAATAATATAAAAGTTAAAATTCATCACTAACCCTGTTCTATTTTCTTTCTAGGCATAGAGTCAGGCAAATAATAGACAATGAAAAAAAGGGATTTTGTTTGACGACCAAACCAGAAAACAGTTGAGAACAATCTTTGGAGAAGAGTTAGAAGAGGCGCTAGATGGCAAAATATGCATGGAACTCACACACTTCACAACTTTGGTGAAGTCAGACATGCCCTTgtaagtctctctacatttaaTTACATATACTTTCTTTAGGGTCTAAGGTTTTGCATTAAATTTCAAAGGTGTGTATCAGAATTCACAAAGCTTCATGATATGGCTCGTTGTGTGAGAAGTAATCCTTGTAAAGATAGAAGAAGGGGTGAGAAAGGTGAACAGTTATTCACACAAACCTAAAAGCTAGTACCTATTAATTTTTTAGATTACTTTTGGGATTACGATAATCTAAGAGCAAAGGAACAGAGAGAGACAGTATGAGTTAACAACTTAACATTGATTTTTCCAAGGCTATCATGTGCATAATCATTGCTCCATAAAATGTGTATATACTACAAGACATCATGTGgcaccaaaaacaaaagcaatgctTAAAACAAAGTAACATATAGGATTTGAGGTTTAAGGTTAGCCTGATTCCGTTAGCTTTCTTTATAACTAACTTATGTCCAGGTTGAGCACCTGCACGAacctaaaaacaaaattaaatttaaaatacaaccaccattaattttaaaatataaCATAAAACATCTTTAGATGAGGCAGATTTTTTAGTCTCTTGTAGTTTTAGTAAAAGATAATAATTCTGTGAGTTCGAGAGGCAATCCAACACCCCAAATAAGAATTGGGACCTAGATAGTTCCTCCCACAGAGGCATCCTACCATACCTCGGTTTAGAAGATGTAGGTCATGAATAATTGAATATCACGAGATATACTAGTACACAAGATAATTTTAGTATTCCAACACAAAACTGACGCAGTCGGactgataactaggtttaccagcaataaacctaacaaaagggTTCTGGAATCcatcagagataaaagagaaaattctctatttgattgataaaagttgaaagataggttctgcagccgcaaataagagaaaagtaaccctagggcgactaacaatgaaaccctaaaacccatgggtaaaacgaaaacaaccaaaaaaataactaggaaaaccaaaacgggaaaaatagaaaaatgcagttttgaagccctaaacgaccccgaaagcccgaaaaatgctACAGCTCATGGCAAAGCAATGAGTCTTGTTTACGTCCCAATCGGACACCGAGCTGTTTCCTGTCTACtagtcatttttcattttcctcctttagcacgatctaactgttcttcaaattgggctgccatccgttctgcatcagtctcctccacctccgaagaactcgaccccgagttctcatctggataaagaacctcatcttcacgaaactcatgcagGTCAGCCACATTAAAGGTGTTAGAAATACCCATGGAATCAGGAAGggcaacaacataagcattgtcgttgatcttccgcagcaccttaaaaggaccatattttctggACTTCAGCTTGTTATAGGTACCAACAGGAAATCTCTCTTTCCTCAGAAACACCATCACGTCATCACCCTCTTGGAACACTTTTACTCTGCGATGTTTATCAGCTGCAGCTTTATAGTTAGCATTAGTTGCTTCCAGCTTGTCCTTAACTTTGTCTCGAACAGCCTGCACATCTCTAGCCATGCCCTCAGCAGCAACACTAGCACCAGGAACCTTAGGAAGCTTCACCAGATCAACCACATGTCGAGGAACAGCAGTATAAACTAAGGAGAATGGTGACTTTCCTGTTGCACTATGCATAgcactgttataagcaaactccacctgtgGCAAAGCATAATCCCATTGTTTGGGTCGATCTCCACAAACACGTCGGACCATGTTACCCAAAGTTCTATTAGTAACCTCCGTCTGCCCATCAATTTGAGGATGAGCTATGCTGCTACGGTTCAAAATTGTCCCAAACATCCTCCATAAGGTAATCCAGAAATGGCTAAGAAACTTTGTGTCTCTGTCAGAAGTAATAGATTTGGGAACTCCATGCAAACGAACCACCTCCCTAAAGAACAGTTTGGCTATATGAGAAGCATCAGCAGTCTTCTTACATGCAATGAAATGCGCCATCTTagagaacctgtcaactaccacaaacactGAATCCACACCCCGTTGGGTACGGGGTAATCCCAACACAAAATCCATAGCAAGATCCTGCCAAATATTGTCAGGAACAGGTAAAGGTAGATAAAGACCTGTGTTTTGGGACTGACCCTTAGAAACctggcaggtgtagcacttTCTCACGATAGTTCCTGCATCCTTCTTCAACGgtggccagaaatacctctcctcaaggctagcaatagttttgtcTCGGCCCAAGTGTCCACTCAATCCCCCTCCATGAAAATCTCTTATCAGTTTCTCCCTCAATGAGAACTAGGGATACATAGTCGGTTGCCCTTGAATAAATATCCTTCATTCTCATAAAAATCTGCAACTGCATTATTGCTGCTGCACTTGGCCCAAATCTCCTTGAaatcaacatcttcctcatacaactccttcaagagatcaaaccccacaatctcctgagctaaattgaccagcaaggaagccctcctactcaaagcatctgcaaCCCGGTTAAGAATACCAGATTTATGCTGAATCACAAAAGGgaatttctgcagaaaactcacccacctCGCATGCATCTTATTCACAGTTTTTTGGCTATTAAGGTACTTCAAGGCCTGATGATCAGTGAACAGTACAAACTCCCTCTGAATCAGGTAGTGCTCCCATTGCCTCAATGCCcggaacactgcataaaattcttggtcataagtactccacttctgTCGAGCTTCACTaagcttttcactaaagaatgctactggttccttgacaggacccgacccaagaaTCACCCCGAAACTTGGACActagcctgcggggcccacattaggtgaaatcctaccgaaaaatcggcagaacctcccctaataTGGGCTACCAAAATagttcacaaacctggatatgattaatatttacctcctaatcaaaaacacaaaaccatatTTACATTCCAAGCATATATGTTACCttcggaaagttcaaatcccatcACAACCTCCGTAATAAACATCAATTCGAACAAAAACATCCACCAAATTaaaaagggttatcagagcaacactaataactaagccgatatcatacaaggtaggttaagtaataacctacggacaaaacggaagcgctgattccaaagtctctagtgcctggacgcgatctcgaccaatctgaaatctgggcatatgaaaacgaagggccc
This portion of the Rosa chinensis cultivar Old Blush chromosome 1, RchiOBHm-V2, whole genome shotgun sequence genome encodes:
- the LOC112163855 gene encoding uncharacterized protein LOC112163855, whose protein sequence is MSCDHLPVPPEYRCRPTKTELLCDHLAKKNWCKDSQIMSIIPDIDLCKHEPRELPGLAFTRQENLGRKLYFDFFFWFTRAESWYSQGKWYFFAPREYKYPNSTRSNRTTGEGSWKVTGKDRDIKAPGSEAVIGRKRILTFQKRGVPKSHKTGYVIHEYYHIQPHSDPPKQIGDFVVCCLKYKPVSDHDEDAPFCNRGSGSCSMVSNVANQAEENLASNEQFNGTDDEAETGGGWITEAEQHLAYKRDGLRTAIGNQNEFQGSQTDPCNLWTSVEGQADRSNSSHMIEERLDDPENMDSFFHPPVPPQLHQLHQSPMYTTNVQNDECRKRKYPFEDNDSSLTKKNNISTNDGDELVSNTTANSENQAADVILEGDSVICRLKNKSDKKDSLVSDEGEPDSAGVSNWKIQAAHKNDEPLLHQPQRLDDCCSSVVRSPASPELEAVLQLANGTNDDCNKLQSPCGDNTSCLEDKNEVSTCDEDVTMDGVFPQLCDLPEVNLDSFLRPIQPQDYRPSILQSSIYTKLGNVPDANLCFSECKNWQFAFKKKISTNEVDIPVRHIMSNFENKATDSRILEVHRQTKENMESAFHPLQLEDSALQSMMYTKHGDALHNIECNELQSYCSDQIAQTPSIDSNLPNSLGRVYHGYGGVSSYDTKTEVAHGWEQHTSALAIGNPPM